The uncultured Carboxylicivirga sp. genomic interval CCCATTTTTGGTTGAATTCTTCCTGATGAATTAATTCTACAATATTTGTACAATATTTCGCCCCTGATTCTTTTACCCAAACATTTTCCCATTCTTTATTAACCTTAAGCAGATCACCTTTCAAATTAGTGATACAACAAGGCATTTGGTTTTCGTTAAAGAAAAATTCATATAGCTTATTCCCCCATTCGCCCGACATACTACCTGTCTTATTAAATTTTACTTATAACCTGCGTGTAATATAGCCTATTATCTTAAGTAAGGTAAGAAAAATCAATCGTAAGTTCAATCTCGTCAACAAACAAATGATTTTATAGAAGTACATTTAAACCCCACTCCCCTTCGTTTCCCAACGAAGGGGCATACTGCCTATCAATTCCTATTGATCAATTGAAAATCGATTAATCAACACATAAACTTTTGCCCTCTGCCTTTCAGACTAACAAACTATTATTACATTAGCCCTAAACAAAGAATATCATGCGCGTACTTATCTTTTACACTAAATCGTTTAGCTATACCCCTCAAGTAAAAAATCTGGAGAGTGCTCCCGATCCGGGCGAAGCCAAATCATTTGAAGACTGCCTGCTTGCCTGTATTCAAATTGAAGAAACCGATGAACAAAAAGATGTAAAAAGCCGTGAAAAGAAACTGGTAAACCATTTAAAATGGGCCGCACGTAAGAATAACACCCAGCGAATAGTACTGCATTCTTTTGCGCATTTGGGAGAATCGAAAGCCAATGTTGAATTTACTAAACAGGTATTTGATGCCGCTCAAAAACGATTGGAGAATACCGAGCACGAAGTTGCTCAAACACCATTCGGTTATTTTCTTGATTTGAATATTAATGCTCCCGGATTTTCGCTGGCACGCATTTGGGCAGAACTGTAATGAATGTTGAATTGCCTAGTTGCTGATTTGTTTGATTGTAAGTAAGCACTGCAATTAACCAATCACTGGCACGTATTAGGACTGAACTGCAGATGATTATTCAATTAACAATGGTTCAATTATCGATTTATTTACCAACCCTAAGTTGTTTAATTGTTAAATTGGCCAACTGTTGAATTGTTAAAACACATCCATTTCAATTCAACAACTCTACGCCTAAACAACTCAACAATTAAACTACAACTGTAAAATATATTCCTGCTCTCCTACTTGCTCAAATCCCATCTTTTTTAAATAACGAATGTGAGTTTTATTACTCGACTCACACACTAAGCTACGAGTACTTTCTTCCGCAAATTGCTCACGGTATTTCTGCAACAAGAATCGGCCTGTTTTATAGTCGCGATACTCAGGCGTAACATAGTCTAAAACTATTTCAGATCGACCATTTTTAGCCTCTTCAACAATAAACACACCCGCCACTTTTGCATCACGTAAGGCCAATAAAATCTGACTGTTTTGCTTTTTAAAATTGAGATTGAATTCTGGAAAATAGTTACCTATATCTTTAAAATGGTACAATAAATAATGACGTAGAAACTCATCATCAGCATTTGCTCTAACCAAACTAAATAGTTCTTTCTTAAACAATAAAAAACGTAAATAGTAAATATTAAATAGCGCTATTAAAAGATTCATAATACCTACTGGCAGAGCACCAATGTAAAAACCATAAAACGAAAAGATGGATGATCCAATAAAATTATAAATACGAAGTTTTACCAAAGAGGATAAACTCAATGAGATAAAAACCAATGTTGATGCCAAATAACCAATCCATTCAATTAACGGAAGGTTCCAGTATATTTCGTTCATAATAGCGTTGCATTTACGGCAAAAATAAGATAAAAATGCAACTGCCGACCAATTGGTCTATAAAAAAAGCCCAGGCAAAACACTACCCGGGCTACTTATCACAAAAAATCAACAATATTACTTGTTCATATCAATAACAATCTTTGGTTGAACCTCATCGCTATTCTTCACAATATCGTTAACCGTATTATCTTCCATCTTTCCAAAACCAACTTTAACAACCTCACTCTGAGAGGAAGAGACGCCTTCAAAACCCTTTGTGGTAATTTCTATAACTCCCTGACTATGATCTTCACCATACTTTTCAACAGCTGCCTCGCCTTTTAATACATTAATAGCATCAATATTATCAGGAGAAATGCTGTTTATATCTTCCGTATATCTCTCCCCATTAAGGTAAATTATTTGATCAGAAATAGATTGCTCTGATTTAGGTATTTCATAATCTTTCGTCATCACAAATATTGCCCCGTTATTATCAGCTGGTAATAAATCTCCAAAGGAGTGACCAACCTCGACTTGCCCCAAAGCCTTAATCTGATCTGCTTTAAGCCCTTTCACTAAACTCCAATCTACTAATTCATAGTTAAGAATAAACTGAACCCCTTTTAAGTTTTCTGTTTCCTCAACCAAACCTT includes:
- a CDS encoding threonyl-tRNA synthetase editing domain-containing protein → MRVLIFYTKSFSYTPQVKNLESAPDPGEAKSFEDCLLACIQIEETDEQKDVKSREKKLVNHLKWAARKNNTQRIVLHSFAHLGESKANVEFTKQVFDAAQKRLENTEHEVAQTPFGYFLDLNINAPGFSLARIWAEL
- a CDS encoding GNAT family N-acetyltransferase; amino-acid sequence: MNEIYWNLPLIEWIGYLASTLVFISLSLSSLVKLRIYNFIGSSIFSFYGFYIGALPVGIMNLLIALFNIYYLRFLLFKKELFSLVRANADDEFLRHYLLYHFKDIGNYFPEFNLNFKKQNSQILLALRDAKVAGVFIVEEAKNGRSEIVLDYVTPEYRDYKTGRFLLQKYREQFAEESTRSLVCESSNKTHIRYLKKMGFEQVGEQEYILQL